One region of Solanum pennellii chromosome 6, SPENNV200 genomic DNA includes:
- the LOC107023830 gene encoding uncharacterized protein LOC107023830 isoform X1, with product MEVFRGTVHFFPFSTQSTYFSIRARASFKVQQENDPFFHAAIERASLRFRESQSPDPLFIDPYVGCLLPCNSLEDMDQQLHPYCLATKFIDDKLLETMQSTDGLKQVVLLTDGLDTRPYRLNWPKSTLVFDICPDKVFRGALQKLQDAGAKIPRGCMSFHVPSESFDVENTLCSKGFSGTRPSIWAFQGLPVVNLESFKDILSTVSNLAMKGCLFLGELPVCLAEMDVGDQVGDLSAIKKWLDDLFMSYGFWVKMIEYDEVARNLRQDSAKRVSEVSTSILFVAEHLRFSDDQMETWRTEFQRIEEEGDEEGFEEL from the exons ATGGAAGTGTTTCGAGGCACAGTtcattttttccccttttcaaCACAGAGCACATATTTCAGCATTAGAGCTCGAGCAAGCTTCAAGGTTCAACAAGAAAATGACCCTTTCTTCCACGCCGCCATTGAACGAGCTTCACTTCGTTTCCGGGAGTCTCAATCTCCAG ATCCTCTCTTTATTGACCCTTATGTCGGCTGCCTTCTTCCTTGTAATAGTCTCGAAGACATGGATCAACAGCTGCATCCATACTGTCTTGCAACTAAGTTTATTGATGACAAGTTGCTTGAAACAATGCAATCTACTGATGGACTGAAACAG GTTGTTTTGTTAACAGATGGACTGGATACGCGACCTTACAGGCTCAATTGGCCAAAATCAACTTTAGTATTTGACATATGCCCCGACAAAGTATTTAGAGGAGCACTTCAGAAGCTTCAAG ATGCTGGGGCTAAGATTCCAAGAGGATGCATGTCTTTTCATGTCCCATCAGAGTCTTTTGACGTAGAAAATACACTGTGCAGCAAAGGATTCAGCGGTACAAGACCAAGTATTTGGGCTTTTCAG GGATTGCCTGTCGTGAACTTGGAAAGTTTTAAAGATATCTTGTCCACTGTCAGTAATTTAGCCATGAAGGGATGTCTTTTTTTGGGAGAACTTCCTGTCTGTCTGGCTGAAATGGATGTTGGAGACCAGGTTGGTGATCTT TCTGCCATAAAGAAGTGGCTTGACGATCTCTTTATGAGCTATGGTTTTTGGGTTAAGATGATTGAATATGATGAAGTTGCACGAAACCTCAGGCAAGATTCTGCAAAAAGAGTGTCAGAAGTCAGCACAAGCATACTTTTTGTTGCAGAGCATCTACGTTTCTCTGATGATCAG ATGGAAACCTGGAGGACAGAATTTCAGAGAATAGAGGAAGAAGGGGATGAAGAAGGCTTTGAGGAGCTTTAA
- the LOC107023829 gene encoding pentatricopeptide repeat-containing protein At4g20770 codes for MHARINTAYLVNLLQTSIDTKAYSAGKLLHAHILRIGLSADTFLLNRLIELYSKSGHIHTARHLFDQMLEPNIYSWHSLLTAYCKQGQLDNAHELFSNMPERNTVSWNTLISAFARNHHETKALKVYSQMNAHGFSPTHITFASVLSACGGLAELEYGRVSHASAVKYGLHKNVYVGNALLSLYVKCSCPRDALIAFRELDEPNEVSFTAMMCGLVDNHQVEEAFEMFRLIQRSGIRIDSVSLSSVLRGCAKRRGLNFGWNGETDCDLPNTHGKQVHCFTIKLGFQGDLHVCNSLLDMYAKNGDMESAVVLFGNLSETSTVSWNVMISGFGQNHDKERAMEYMERMRGMGVEPDDVTYINMLAAYVKSGDVENGRLIFESMACPSLISWNAILSGYSQNEEHLKALELFREMQFQNLRPDRTTLAIILSSCSEIGFLENGVQVHATSLKCVFPGDIYIASGLIGMYLKCGRVEAAVRIFDGLTQADIVCWNSLITGLSYNSLDKEAFTFFKRMLQMGMLPNEFSFATTLSCCTKLSSLSQGRQLHGLIIKDGYGNDVVVGSTLIDMYSKCGDVDEARVHFDMMPYKNTITWNEMIHGYAQNGCGDEAIFLYEDMICSGGKPDVITFIAALTACSHSGLVNLGLKIFNSMQQQYGLMPLADHYTCMIDCLGRAARFSEIEELIDKMSCKDDSVVWEVLLSSCRLHGNVTLARRAAEELIRLNPQNSAPYVLLANMYTSLGRWDDTEEIRAAMLERQDTKLWLTGTKRLQVIVN; via the exons atgcatgcCAGGATCAACACTGCCTACTTGGTGAATCTCTTACAAACCTCCATTGACACCAAAGCTTACAGTGCAGGCAAACTTCTTCATGCCCATATACTACGAATTGGCCTTTCTGCTGATACATTCCTCCTAAACCGTCTCATAGAATTGTATTCCAAATCTGGCCATATTCACACCGCACGACACCTGTTCGATCAAATGCTTGAACCAAATATATATTCTTGGCACTCCCTCTTGACTGCTTATTGTAAGCAAGGTCAGCTTGACAATGCCCATGAGCTATTTTCGAATATGCCTGAAAGAAACACTGTATCATGGAACACTCTCATCAGTGCATTTGCTCGAAACCATCATGAAACAAAGGCCTTGAAGGTTTATTCTCAAATGAACGCACATGGTTTCTCGCCGACCCATATCACATTCGCCAGCGTTTTAAGCGCCTGTGGCGGGTTAGCTGAATTGGAGTACGGCAGGGTGTCTCATGCTTCTGCTGTCAAGTATGGGCTTCACAAGAATGTGTATGTTGGGAATGCTTTGTTGAGCTTGTATGTAAAATGTAGCTGCCCTAGGGATGCATTGATAGCCTTTAGGGAGTTGGATGAGCCTAATGAGGTTTCCTTCACGGCAATGATGTGTGGATTGGTAGATAATCACCAAGTGGAAGAGGCATTTGAAATGTTTAGGTTAATCCAGAGGAGTGGAATTAGGATTGACTCTGTTTCATTGTCTAGTGTACTGAGAGGTTGTGCTAAACGCAGGGGTTTGAATTTTGGTTGGAACGGTGAGACTGATTGTGATCTACCTAATACACATGGGAAGCAAGTCCATTGTTTCACCATTAAACTTGGATTTCAAGGAGACCTTCACGTGTGTAACTCCTTGCTTGACATGTATGCAAAAAATGGTGACATGGAAAGTGCTGTAGTATTGTTTGGAAACCTTTCTGAAACTAGTACTGTTTCTTGGAATGTTATGATAAGTGGGTTTGGACAGAATCATGATAAAGAAAGAGCGATGGAGTACATGGAAAGGATGCGGGGTATGGGTGTTGAACCAGATGACGTTACTTACATAAATATGCTCGCGGCTTATGTTAAATCAGGGGATGTTGAAAATGGCCGCTTGATATTTGAGAGCATGGCTTGCCCTAGCTTGATTTCATGGAATGCTATTCTTTCAGGCTATTCACAGAATGAGGAGCATCTCAAGGCACTAGAGCTTTTCAGAGAAATGCAATTTCAAAATCTGCGACCTGATCGGACCACTTTGGCTATCATACTTAGTTCATGTTCTGAGATAGGGTTTCTAGAAAATGGGGTGCAGGTCCATGCTACTTCATTAAAGTGTGTGTTTCCTGGAGACATATATATAGCTAGTGGTCTTATTGGTATGTACCTAAAATGTGGTAGAGTAGAAGCGGCTGTACGTATTTTTGATGGGCTCACTCAAGCAGATATAGTGTGTTGGAATTCTCTTATTACTGGTTTATCCTATAATTCATTGGATAAAGAAGCTTTTACTTTCTTTAAGCGAATGCTACAGATGGGGATGTTACCTAATGAGTTCTCATTTGCTACTACACTGAGTTGTTGTACAAAGCTATCCTCATTATCGCAAGGGAGACAACTTCATGGGCTGATAATTAAAGATGGGTATGGTAATGATGTTGTAGTTGGAAGTACTCTGATTGACATGTATTCCAAATGTGGCGATGTAGATGAGGCCAGGGTACATTTTGACATGATGCCCTATAAGAATACAATTACATGGAACGAAATGATACATGGCTATGCACAAAATGGTTGTGGAGATGAAGCTATTTTCTTGTATGAAGACATGATTTGTTCAGGAGGAAAACCTGatgttataacttttattgcCGCTCTAACTGCTTGTAGTCACTCTGGGCTTGTCAACCTGGGGCTTAAGATATTCAATTCAATGCAGCAACAATATGGGTTGATGCCACTTGCTGATCATTACACTTGCATGATTGATTGTTTGGGTCGCGCTGCCCGGTTTAGTGAAATAGAAGAACTCATTGATAAGATGTCATGCAAAGATGACTCTGTTGTCTGGGAGGTTTTGCTTAGTTCTTGTAGGCTCCACGGAAATGTAACTTTAGCAAGGCGGGCAGCAGAGGAGCTAATCCGTCTTAATCCTCAGAATTCCGCCCCTTATGTACTTCTAGCAAATATGTATACATCGTTAGGGAGATGGGATGATACAGAGGAAATTAGAGCTGCTATGTTGGAAAGGCAG GATACAAAACTATGGCTTACTGGAACTAAGAGGCTCCAAGTCATTGTCAACTAA
- the LOC107023154 gene encoding universal stress protein PHOS34-like — translation MGEKPVMVVGLDDSEYSFYALEWTLEHLFRSSPPPFKLLIVHTKPTATSAIGLAGPGGADVLPYVEADLRKISSRIAEKAKKICSAKSVNDVVVEIAEGDARSVLCDAVEKHHASMLVVGSHGYGVLKRAVLGSVSDYCAHHAHCSVMIVKRPKIKA, via the exons ATGGGGGAAAAACCGGTGATGGTGGTGGGGCTGGATGACAGCGAATACAGTTTTTATGCATTAGAGTGGACTTTGGAACACTTGTTTAGATCTTCACCGCCTCCTTTCAAACTCCTTATCGTTCACACCAAACCTACTGCTACTTCTGCCATCGGCCTCGCTGGTCCtg GGGGTGCCGATGTTTTGCCCTATGTGGAGGCTGATTTGAGGAAGATCTCTTCAAGGATAGCCGAAAAAGCTAAGAAGATTTGTTCTGCTAAATCG GTAAACGATGTTGTAGTTGAGATTGCGGAAGGTGATGCTAGGAGTGTCTTGTGTGATGCAGTAGAGAAGCATCATGCCTCTATGTTAGTTGTTGGTAGTCATGGTTATGGAGTTCTGAAGAG GGCTGTTTTGGGCAGTGTAAGTGACTACTGTGCTCACCACGCCCACTGCAGTGTGATGATTGTGAAGCGCCCAAAGATCAAGGCTTGA
- the LOC107023830 gene encoding uncharacterized protein LOC107023830 isoform X2: MEVFRGTVHFFPFSTQSTYFSIRARASFKVQQENDPFFHAAIERASLRFRESQSPDPLFIDPYVGCLLPCNSLEDMDQQLHPYCLATKFIDDKLLETMQSTDGLKQVVLLTDGLDTRPYRLNWPKSTLVFDICPDKVFRGALQKLQDAGAKIPRGCMSFHVPSESFDVENTLCSKGFSGTRPSIWAFQGLPVVNLESFKDILSTVSNLAMKGCLFLGELPVCLAEMDVGDQSAIKKWLDDLFMSYGFWVKMIEYDEVARNLRQDSAKRVSEVSTSILFVAEHLRFSDDQMETWRTEFQRIEEEGDEEGFEEL, from the exons ATGGAAGTGTTTCGAGGCACAGTtcattttttccccttttcaaCACAGAGCACATATTTCAGCATTAGAGCTCGAGCAAGCTTCAAGGTTCAACAAGAAAATGACCCTTTCTTCCACGCCGCCATTGAACGAGCTTCACTTCGTTTCCGGGAGTCTCAATCTCCAG ATCCTCTCTTTATTGACCCTTATGTCGGCTGCCTTCTTCCTTGTAATAGTCTCGAAGACATGGATCAACAGCTGCATCCATACTGTCTTGCAACTAAGTTTATTGATGACAAGTTGCTTGAAACAATGCAATCTACTGATGGACTGAAACAG GTTGTTTTGTTAACAGATGGACTGGATACGCGACCTTACAGGCTCAATTGGCCAAAATCAACTTTAGTATTTGACATATGCCCCGACAAAGTATTTAGAGGAGCACTTCAGAAGCTTCAAG ATGCTGGGGCTAAGATTCCAAGAGGATGCATGTCTTTTCATGTCCCATCAGAGTCTTTTGACGTAGAAAATACACTGTGCAGCAAAGGATTCAGCGGTACAAGACCAAGTATTTGGGCTTTTCAG GGATTGCCTGTCGTGAACTTGGAAAGTTTTAAAGATATCTTGTCCACTGTCAGTAATTTAGCCATGAAGGGATGTCTTTTTTTGGGAGAACTTCCTGTCTGTCTGGCTGAAATGGATGTTGGAGACCAG TCTGCCATAAAGAAGTGGCTTGACGATCTCTTTATGAGCTATGGTTTTTGGGTTAAGATGATTGAATATGATGAAGTTGCACGAAACCTCAGGCAAGATTCTGCAAAAAGAGTGTCAGAAGTCAGCACAAGCATACTTTTTGTTGCAGAGCATCTACGTTTCTCTGATGATCAG ATGGAAACCTGGAGGACAGAATTTCAGAGAATAGAGGAAGAAGGGGATGAAGAAGGCTTTGAGGAGCTTTAA
- the LOC107021635 gene encoding outer envelope pore protein 16-4, chloroplastic produces the protein MEVDIADDVPCSSIAVDSVIRMGTAGLIWGSCSGPYDANKLGLSGIHRASFIAKSVGRLGFQWGMFAAIFSSTRCGFQRYRRRNDWVNVLTAGVVAGAAFGAGTRNWKQVAGATGLVCLLCHVAEDSR, from the exons ATGGAGGTGGATATCGCCGACGACGTCCCATGTTCTTCCATCGCCGTCGATTCCGTTATTCGAATGGGCACC GCTGGCTTGATCTGGGGCTCCTGTTCTGGTCCTTACGACGCCAACAAATTAG GTCTTTCTGGCATTCATAGAGCTTCTTTTATT GCTAAGTCAGTTGGTCGGCTTGGCTTTCAGTGGG GAATGTTTGCTGCTATATTTTCTTCCACTCGGTGTGGGTTTCAGAGATATAGAAGACGAAATGATTGG GTTAATGTTTTGACTGCTGGTGTTGTAGCAGGGGCTGCTTTTGGTGCAGGTACCCGAAACTGGAAGCAGGTTGCTGGAGCAACAGGTCTCGTGTGTCTCTTATGTCATGTTGCTGAGGACTCCCGATAA
- the LOC107023830 gene encoding uncharacterized protein LOC107023830 isoform X3 — protein sequence MEVFRGTVHFFPFSTQSTYFSIRARASFKVQQENDPFFHAAIERASLRFRESQSPDPLFIDPYVGCLLPCNSLEDMDQQLHPYCLATKFIDDKLLETMQSTDGLKQVVLLTDGLDTRPYRLNWPKSTLVFDICPDKVFRGALQKLQDAGAKIPRGCMSFHVPSESFDVENTLCSKGFSGTRPSIWAFQSAIKKWLDDLFMSYGFWVKMIEYDEVARNLRQDSAKRVSEVSTSILFVAEHLRFSDDQMETWRTEFQRIEEEGDEEGFEEL from the exons ATGGAAGTGTTTCGAGGCACAGTtcattttttccccttttcaaCACAGAGCACATATTTCAGCATTAGAGCTCGAGCAAGCTTCAAGGTTCAACAAGAAAATGACCCTTTCTTCCACGCCGCCATTGAACGAGCTTCACTTCGTTTCCGGGAGTCTCAATCTCCAG ATCCTCTCTTTATTGACCCTTATGTCGGCTGCCTTCTTCCTTGTAATAGTCTCGAAGACATGGATCAACAGCTGCATCCATACTGTCTTGCAACTAAGTTTATTGATGACAAGTTGCTTGAAACAATGCAATCTACTGATGGACTGAAACAG GTTGTTTTGTTAACAGATGGACTGGATACGCGACCTTACAGGCTCAATTGGCCAAAATCAACTTTAGTATTTGACATATGCCCCGACAAAGTATTTAGAGGAGCACTTCAGAAGCTTCAAG ATGCTGGGGCTAAGATTCCAAGAGGATGCATGTCTTTTCATGTCCCATCAGAGTCTTTTGACGTAGAAAATACACTGTGCAGCAAAGGATTCAGCGGTACAAGACCAAGTATTTGGGCTTTTCAG TCTGCCATAAAGAAGTGGCTTGACGATCTCTTTATGAGCTATGGTTTTTGGGTTAAGATGATTGAATATGATGAAGTTGCACGAAACCTCAGGCAAGATTCTGCAAAAAGAGTGTCAGAAGTCAGCACAAGCATACTTTTTGTTGCAGAGCATCTACGTTTCTCTGATGATCAG ATGGAAACCTGGAGGACAGAATTTCAGAGAATAGAGGAAGAAGGGGATGAAGAAGGCTTTGAGGAGCTTTAA